The Solanum dulcamara chromosome 6, daSolDulc1.2, whole genome shotgun sequence genome contains the following window.
GTGGTTGTGGAAGATTCAAGTGGTGAATTTGGTTGTAGGTGTGAAATCTATGGTGAAGGAGAAGTGAATTTGATGATTATGGCAACAATGGTGGTGGTTTAATGATGAATTTGATGATGTATAGGGAAGAAGAAGCAATTGGGTGAcatgaattttttaattttattttgaaatctGACATAATTATTGATGTGGCAGTGCCATGGTTATGACATGGCGCGAGTGTGTAACATTTTATCATCATGTAACTAATTGTATATGCGCCAGAGTTGAAATCAATTCACTTTTAAGTAATTCAGGTGTGTAATAGGTCGTCACAATAGTTTAAACGTGTAACTAACTTTTCGCGACAAGTTCGGAGGTGAATTTacattttttcccctttttgtTGTTTCATTCAGGGGACTAAAAAGGCAAAGGAAGGAAATTCCAGCAGCAGAGAGACACAAAGTTTTCAAGCTAAAGTTAATGGTCGAGTTTGTTATGTATTTACGGTCTGATGTCTTAAGTCTTTTCTGCCAATAACTGTTTCTTGTTTCTACTATTTTTGCTTCTGATATTTTGATTGCTTGATTGTACACTGAGTTGGATCTCTAGCTGTTTGGAATGCTCCAAATTCTGATTTATTTGGTATGATGGAAgtcattttattgaattttttttttttttgaaaaaggacTCCCCGATGTTCGACTCAAGAGTGAAAAGTATTTTTTGGGAAAAACATTTATTATAGATTGACAATATCATTAGCAAATCAGATCGTGTCGTGATGGAATTTTTAAGAATATTATGATTCACAATGTCTAGTGTTGGTTAAAACCATAACATAAAGTTAAAAGTTAGAGATAATTGTGAAGGAAGATGACTTTAGTCCAAAAGTGTGAGGAGTCAATTTCCCCCTTCTGTGATAATGTtttccttaaaaaaatattttccatcgTACCATTTTGACACACTTTCATGAACCTAAACTTTTTTTAACCAAATATTCATTGTCTTATTATCTCCTATTCATTGATGTTGTAGCTTGGTAACGGGGAAGGCTAGGTTCATATGGGAGATCATTGTTTGTGTTTACCGGCATTTTgttaataataaaatagaattttcaACATGAATAAGTACAAGGAAGGGGGCTAGGTCTTACCTAACCAATTCTAATGAGGTAATGAACCTCTACGATTTAACAAGCATGTAGAAAATAAGAGCTAGAGAAAACTACGTGTTCTATAATCATTACAAAGTTTATTATACACTCTATGATAATACAGAAAAACGTCAAATAtagaaaagggtcaaatatactcttgtattattaaaaatagttcaaatatACCATTCGTTATACTTTTGGGCTAAATATACCTCTCTCATCATACTTTTGGGCTAAATGTACCCCTCCCattatattttggtactgaTTTGCCCTTATAACTAACAAAGGGACACGTGGACGGCTAGGATAAAGAGAACACATTTAATTTaagggaaaagggtcaaaaatatccCTCAACTTTCTTTTATTAATTGATTTTGCTCTTACCGTTAAAGTAAAGTTTTTTTCACCCTCGCCGTCTACATGTCACCCATACCCCTCAATTGGATGAAAAGCCCAAATCAGCTAAAATTACCCaatttcaattaaaattatTCAATTTCCTCTTTTAATCCAAACTCGAcccaaaaaaaaatgacattttcagATATTaatactaaaatatattattatttttttatgaaaaaacatAAAACTAAATTTTCACTCTATTTATCACTTTTATCatattaacaaaaaataattattttattatttactaTTAATCTTCGGTAATTAAttattcaccaaaatattttataaaatttaagacTAAACatcattaaatataaatatcatgataagttatttatattagtaattattttttaaggatCGTGGAAAGTCTAAATTGGAAGTGTGAATGGGTGGAGTAACTATTTTCTAATGAACCAATTTATTACACTttcacaatttatttttttgaaataatgattttcaaaattaattcatttatttaactaatttttaaagaaaaattttgTTGAAAATATATCCTCCCAGTGTTGCATGCTACTACATTTTCGATTGTTGTTCACTTGTGTACTAGCACTATTAtcttataaaattaataataataatatattttattatataagatctgaaaatgtcaatttttttggGTTGGGTTTGGATTAAAAAAGGAATTTGGGTAATTATAGTTGATTTAAGGCTTTCCATCCAATTGAGGGATATGGGTGACAAGTTTGTAGACGGCGAGAGTAAAAACAACTTTACTTTAACGGTAAGGATAAAGTCAACTAATAAATAAAGTTAAGAGGTATTTTTGACTCTTTTTCCTTAATTTAAACTATACTCAATTGTATGTAAAACAacgattttcaattttttttaaaaaaatcatttattttttgaaaaacgcTGCATGTGTGGCGATTtcctttgaatatttttttaaaaaaaaactcttttaaacttaaaattgttgctctagaagcgtttttcaaaaaagaaatatttaaataaaatcgCTGCTCCAGtagctttttaaaaatatatatatttaaaggaAATCGTTGCACATGCagtgtttttcaaaaaataaataatttttttaaaagaatttgaaaatcGCTGCTTTAGCCTACAATTGAGTATAGTTTAAATTAAATGTGTTCTCTTAATCCTGGTCGTTCACGTGTCCCTTTGTTAGGTATAAGGGTAAATCAGTGCTAAAGTATAATGAGATGGTATATATATTTAGCCCAAAAGTATGACGGAAGGGGTATATTTAGCCCAATAGTATAACGAAgggtatatttgaccctttttcgaTGATAATATGACAAATGAGGATACGTGAATAATGCAAAAATATAAACGTCACGAAGAAGGTTGAATTATCAACCTCAAATTTCattttatatatgtatgaactaaaaaaaaattatttgccCTTCTAAAGTAACCTTTCCTCttaccttcttcttcttcttcgaatCTGTCTAATAGCACTTGATAGTTCATCACTTCATCTTGAATTTATTAGAATACACGGTGTAAAGATTTAATTCAAAAGTAACATAAATTTATTCAATAAAATCTCATGTTTACACATGCTTTACAAGAattatagttaagttgttgctTTAGGCCTCAAAAACTTTACTGAGTTGAGAAATGATTATTAAACTGCACATGTAATACGTTTAAATGACCTTTTGCCATCAAGTTGGATCGCTCGATCAGATTTAGTCAATTCATGCAAACGATATGGATGAGTAAGTCGATTCAGATAggattagaaaagaaaaataaaataaaattaaaaaataaatttaataacgGATGATTTTGACTCCACGTGTTATAAATGGTGAAATATTTGACGGCGCTTATTATTTGGCCCAAGCACCGTCAAATATTCTCGCATCTCAACCTCATTTCCCGCATCTCCTTTCTGCTTCCCCTAACAACAACCATATTCTCGAAATCACTCTCATTTCTGTCCAAGATCTATCTCCCGTATGCAAATCCCTTCGTACATATGCCCTAACTTGGGTAAATCCCAATCGTAAACGCACCACCCATGTTGACAATCAAGGTCACAACAATCCCAATTGGAATGACAAGTTCTCGTTTTGTGTAGACGAATTCCTTAAATCTGAATCCTCAGCTGTTCATGTTGAAATTTACACCGTTTCATGGTTTCGCGATATTCTTGTAGGAACTGTTAAAGTTATTCTCAAAAATCTCATCAATCGTTTCGATAACAACACCAACAATCACAACAAAAAATTTGTAGCTCTTCAAATCCGTCGTCCTTCTGGTAATCCACAAGGAATACTCAATATAGGTGTAGCTATTATTGACAAATCAAAACGGAGTATGCCTCTATTCAATGAAATTACGCCTTTATCATTGGATCATAGAGACATTTTAGACAGGATCAATGATATTAATGCTCAAGATCAAATGATCAACAACGATGACAACAATCAAAACGATGAGAAATTGCGAATAAATGACAAAATTCAAATGTAGTAATCACATAGCCTAGGTTATTCAGAGGTTAACAACGGAGAATTTCCCAATCAAGCACGCTCAATCATAAACGGAACAGGAACAACGAGGAAGAACACGGAGGAAAACAGACGAAGGATTGTATTCATGATTTGGAAATACATATTGTTTCGAATTCACAATTGTATGTGGATCAGGTAACAACAATCAAGGGAATCGTAGAGTTAATAGCAGTAATAGTATTACTGGCAAGAGCAGGAAGAACACAAATTCTGCTTAAACAATTGTACGTGCCCCTTTTTGTATACTTAAAAGTAATACACCTATTTTATATGTaaaaatacatgcatagcaAGTAATAGTGAACAAGTAATCATACATTTCAAAGAATGAAAGATTTTAACTTGAAACGAAATTGATATACACATCATGAATCATACAGAGAATCACCTAATTGACCGTCATACCTCTTAACCACTTCATTAACCACTAGGTCACACCCTTTGAGAATGTTCTATCGCGATATATAGAACATTcttagtaaaaagaaaataaattaataattgtaAAATTATCTATATTTTCTCTATAATTAGGTAATTTAAGCATGACATATGATTGtcgaatgaagtttattgataatataattgaaaatttaagtTGATAGTTTATTGCAGTAACACAACTATGGCATTTTAACTTGTTTGTAAACAAAATAATTTGAAGTAATTGAGAAAAATCCTTATCATGAGTTTTCACTTCTCTTTCATAAAAGATAATTGTAGCACCGATATTTTCTATTGTTTCATACTCCACTAATAAAAGTTTGTTTTTCTATCTTTACCAGCTTAGCCATTAAAAATAAAACGAGTTTGATCGATTATAATTTACGTCGTATCATTccttaaagtatgatcattcttttaaaattattgttAGGAAAATTAATGTGCTTGAGCCGTCCCCTATCATGTATTAAATTGTCACCGCGCTATGTGCTAGAGGATGGCATACAAATAGGCAAGGTTTACAAATGATCAATGATACACACAAGACCTTCCCCTTCACATGGATGGACCAACATATTCTTGCTATCTTCATCAACAATATGATTGGCGGAATTATTATAAAACTCACAATCCTTCTCCTATATATCATTCAAGCTTATGTGTATATcaactttgaaaattttcacAAATTTCAGCAATCACCAAGTTGCAAACTGTGACTTCAAATATTGAAATGGAATATTCAACAGGTTGGATAGATGTAAAAGATTACTTATTGTATGATAATTGATTGTCGATAGGACAGCATATTATGGCTATCTCCATATCCTTATAACTCACTTTCGCGAAAACGTCAGAATACACAGCTTAGAGGTGTTGCGGAGGAGCTGATAACAAGTTTCAACAATATTGtagtataataaaaataaaaataaaaaactgcAATGTAGCAAAATCACCACATGTCCCACGAGAGGCGAGATTCAGAGGGGAGTGAAGTAATAACCTGCTGGCTGTCCCATACCATAAGGCATTGATGGTTGCATTCCAGAGCCATAGTAGCCCGGGGTTGTTCCTGCAAGTCTGGACAAACCCAATTGACCTTGCATCCCATTGCTTGCGTATTGCTGCCACAGTTGTTGTTCCTGCATTAACAAATGTTGTTTCCTCTCCTGTTCTGCCATTTGGACGTAAGAAGGAGGTGGCACAGCAAGGGAAGCAGCAAATGGATCTTGGTTCCCTACTGGTTGGACTGTTCCATCAGGGGCAGGTAACGCGAGCATAGGCTTTGCGGTCTTTCCCACTCCAGGCAATGCTACACTGCTGGCACTCCCACCAGTCACCTGAGTATTGTTCAGGTGCTGCCTCACGGTGCCCTGATCGTACATCCCGTTCAACAAAAGCGAATCAAAACCACCTGCTAAATCAGCCGTCTGCTTTGACAAATTACTGGCGGTTTCTACCAATGCTAACTCCCAGTCAGCTTTGCCAATCTCAGCAGCTGGTGTCTGCCAAGCTGAAGTTACTTGTCCGGTCTCTCCATCAGACGGGAATGCTTCCCAGGAGTCATTCCCCTTGGCTACAGACCCAGAAAACAGAGCTAATGCCATTTTATTGCCCTCGCCATCAGCTGTCACTCCATCATCCTTCAAATTCACCAAGTCTTCAGTTACCTGCTGAGTATGTGGCCTTGGCTGAGGTACAGGTTGAGCAGGGGTGGGAGGAGGAGGTGTGTGATTCTCGGGTGGTGGGAGAGCTTTAATTTCATTCATATCTGGTGTTTTCTCCTCTTTAACTGCTGATGAACTCTCTGCTCTATTTATCTCAGGGCTCCTTGGCCTATTTGCCCTCTCTCTCAAGAAGCCCTCAAGCGTGCCCAAAAGCTTATCAGTGATGACTTGCACTTCTGGGAACTCGGATGACCTTGCAATCCCAATATCCTTGCACCAATTGTAAGTGCCCACAAGCTGATCGATCATCTTTGCTGCActaacataagcatcaaaagtcTTGACACAATCAGCATACTCCATCTCTGCAAACCGATCCAACAAAATCTGTAATACCTCACAAATATCAGCATAAAGCTTGAAGCTCTCCTTCACAAGAGAATATAATGCCACCAGCACCATCCTACTATTCTTGGCTGCACCAGTCGGTCTACAAGCCAAGAACCTATCAAGAAGCTGAAGCAATTGATTCAACCTCTCTAAAACCTTCTCAGGCTTCATTTCTCTGACTGGCGTCACGCCACTTTTCTCTTCCCTTCCAGCAGACTCATCAGGCTCATTAAAGAACCTCTTTCTCCTATCCGTCCCATGTCCATCGGACCGATACTGACCATAACCATCAACGTCATTCAACTTCCTATCATAAGTAGTCAACTCAAGCTTCTGATCTAAATAAATGGCGTAAGTCCTAACGAATCCAGAATGATCCCATGAATTAGAGTGCGCTTCATCACGAAAACCAGACATATTCAAAACCCTCATCCCTCTCCGACTTGCATACATGATCTCGTGACCAAGTACAGGGTCTCCATCAGTTAAAAGCCTATGCACAAGGATTAAGGCCTTCAACGCCACAACCCAATCATGGGTTTTGCTTAACCTCTTCGACACTGCAAAAACAAAAGCACTCACATACCCTCGATAATTAGAGGTCAAGTGCAAAATCTCCCTAATATATTTCTCATCTGCTGGATCATTATCATGAGTGGTTGCTTTCACCACCAATACTTCAAGGTCTGGCGCAACATTGCTCGTCACTTTAGCTAGGCTTATACTAGTTTGATCTTTCACTGCACCAATTGCCTTCCTAATACTCAGCGCCATCACAATTATCGAACCAGTTCCTGATCCAATAACTTGGTGCCTTTAATCACCTTTCACAAAAACAAAACAACCACAAAAAAGAATCAAGTTCCTTTAATCCAATACTATTTGTATTCCGCTACTCAAATTGATTACAACTAGAATTAAAAAACTATAACGCATCTTGTTGAAGCATGACCATCTCATCAAAAAGCTTAAGTTGTTACATTCTCAACACGCCCTCTCACCTGCAatcctaattattttttcatatgtcAACAATGTgaaatttcttcttttgttaTAAATAATAATGGCGACAGTGAGACTCGAACCCACcgcctttttttttcttcacaactcttataattaaatatgttttaaggGTATGAAAAGATTGTTTGATTCCACATATCCtgaataaaaacaacaacaactacaacaacatacccagtgtaccCTGAtagtgtcatataaattgggaaATATTTAACAAgcaatattatattttaaaaaaaataaaagaaaatctaAAAACCCTTTTGTCAGTATTTTACAAAAGATTGAATAGATCCGAATCAAAGCCGGTAATGATGAAATTTTCAAGATCAATATCAACAGACACAAAACGTCAGTATACAAAATTCAATCGTCACAGCTAAAATTACTGAATACCCAGATGAAATCACATTGAGAATTGATAGATAGGGGCAAAAACCTCATACCCTTTTCGGAATTTCACTCAAATCTTGATCGGTTGATTGCCGCCGgcgattctttttttttgttgttgttggcgGAAAATCCAATTGAACCAGaattgatatataaatatatatattgatattgagtgaagaaaaaggagaattgaagaaaaaaaaacgcgtagaaagaaaggaaagacagaGTAATGGCTAAAGTTAGAGACTTAATAGCAGCTGCGTTGCGTATATTTTCTTGTATATACAGTCAGTTTCTGTGGTTATTTATTctcttttgatttgatttaaatATAAGTTTTCAAAATATATGTTAGGATGCCGGTGCGACCTTTTCTTACGCGATATATTTAAAGGTTAAGGAAAATATTTGGAGTGTTGGTATTATATTAAATCACTAGAATGAGCTTTAGACGGGCATATGCAGTGGTATTGGTCGATTCGATTTGATTTTAAAGTTTATCAATTTGTAGATATGCTaaactttattaaaatattGTCTTATCGATTATTAGTTTAACCGTTAAGATTCGACATACAAAGTAATCATtgaaaattactttaaaataagataacaaatcaaatgaatcatacacatgagttgATAGATTGCATCTTGCTTAAAAACAGATATTGACATATTGTAGAATAACCAGAGGTTTGAAATAGtcagaaataaaaatatgaaactaaaccataagtcaaagactttatataccaaatgatataaatataatttattaatttactatCAAATTATCGATTAACCTGTTAAGAAAAAAACCTCAAACTGTTAAGAACCAATAACccgataataaaaaaaattaaaatcgttATCGAAACCgctaaataaataagataaagtaataattttttttggttcaaATTATCGGTCTCGATTCGATAATGAACATACTTTGTCGAATAATAAAGTTACAATCGACAAAATGTGATAATTTAAAGTGTAATTTACATAAATCTCATAGTGCTAAGAGCTAATTAACattatttccctatttttttccaaattacaaaatctcttaaaatttatgaattttgaatacATTACTGGACTTTCGAATACATCAGCAGACATCTAGATACATAGGGAGGGATGTAtcagaaaagagagagagatgTATCAGAGAGGAGATAAGACATCGGATACATAGGGGAGAGATGTATCCGAGAGAAGGATAGAGATGTATCAGCGAGAGGAAAGTGATGTATCCAAGAGAggatttttgaattattttaaaatgataaaGAATTTTAGAGATTATGGTGAAATAAAATTGCGTATTTAGacaattttttcttctaaaaatgGAGAAAAGTGCTAATCTACTTTATATATAATAACCTTTTTGATGAAGGATGTTCACTAATTACTTTCGCTCAACTATAATTTTTTGctttatattataaatttttcGATAAAAAACATTTAACTGATCATCTTTTgccaattattattttatattatatattataagtcTTTTAAAGTAAGATCAATTATTCATAATAACCTTGGCAACTAAAAAggaatagagagagtaatacCATGATTTTTTTAATCTCAAACCAAACATTACCTAATTATAAAAATGCAGAATTTTGTTAGTCAAAATGTGAGGTTTCAAAAGTTGTTATTCCcattttgaaaaatcaattttgtattaatttgaatttaatgTTCCTTTcatggaaaaaaattattattgtttcttttctttttataatgcTTTCCTTAACTTGGAATGAGgaaaaaacaagaatataataAACCTTAATGGACAGTTTTTTCgtatatattattgtttttagtGTTTGTTTCATTAATCTGTAATTGTTAGTGTAATGGAATATTATGGCGACTAATAAGAATATTCAGTGCAATTACAAACGAAACTTCTTTGTATATACTTTTTTTCACTTAATAATTTGGTAGAATTAAGTACTCCAtttaatcataatatatatgacatatttttgtaattttaaaattttagagattatgataaaataatctctaaaatttatcatattacaataaatataaaagaaatttgtGGAGTTTCAAACTATTCCCAAAATAACTATCATATTGAAATCGTCAACAAAAAAGGTTGAACatatttatattactacaatataattagagaaaaagtatgaaaaaattgatttcGTAAgtcaattataattatttttaaaattttatgatgtttttttttgtaagaAATCTTTATTTTTACAGTTAAAAAATTTCAGtggaatttttataatttttttaaataataattttttttagaaattatgataaaataagatttgtatttggataatttttcaatttttgatgAGAAGTTCTTTTACAAACTTTGTTATAAAATCTACAACAATATTTAAGTATTAAAATTGTCTTCTCTCTTTGTCTTAACAATTAAGTAAAAGGCAatatatttatgacttgttttAATTTCATACTCCATTTAATAttgtcattttgagtttggttgCTTAACGTTATTAATACGTAACTCTAATCTCATTCTATCATCTCGAAATTAAATTTCATAATCTTACTTCAGCTAAATAAAATGGTTTATCAATTACGATAGATATCTTTTGGATAGTGCTACAAACTTAtatataaagagaaaaaaatatttttttcttagtttttaaaaatacgTATGTCAATATAATATCAGATAGCATAATTGAGAGTTTTGAAAATGCGATCTTATTACTACTTAGAGAAACAATATTAACTATTACaataatttatcatattatagtaaatataaaagaaatttgtGGAGTTTCACACTATTCCCAAAATAACTATCATATTGAAATCGTCAACAAAAAAAGGTTGAACatatttatattactacaatataaGTAGAGAAAAGTATGAAAGAATTAATTTCGTAAgtcaattataattatttttaaaattttatgatttttttttttaagaaatctttatttttacaggtaaaaagttgttttttttatataaaaaaaatttaaaaggtcatttttaaattatttttttaagtcaatGAGAATGGAAGAGTATTTAAGGAACATAATTCCCAATTTAAACACCTTACCTAAAACGCCATGTTCGCCCTCCAAATCCAGACCGTCGACTCTCCACAACCTTTTCCGACCACCATCGCCACCACTTCCTCCGCCGGAAACGGCCCAAAACCTAATAGTAACCttagcagcagcagcagcggGAGCCTAAATCTATCGGAACTTAGAGGAATCGCCCATCTCTTCCGCCACCTTCCCTCTTCCACTTCCACCACTATTTCCAACCCTATTTCCCGCACCACGACCGCCTTCATCGTTGCTGCCCCAAATTACCTCTCCCCTGATGATTTCCTCCTCTTCTGTGGAACTCATCTTGCCGATTTCTCAGATGTTATGTTCCTCAAGTAAGTTTGAAACAGAGGCGGATCccggagttaaactctatgggTTCAACCTTTTATATTTCTTAGAATTCTGTTATAGTTTTACATTTATGTGTTCATATCTGCTATCTGTTGTAATTTTAGTGAATTTTTACACATAAATTTATGCTCCATGTTGAAAATGTTGACTTTAGGTTGTGGAGGACACGAATTAGGATAGAATGTTAGTAGTTAGGAGTGTGTTATCTTGTTATATGTCCATACCAGTAGTTATAGCATTGCTTCTACAGtttcttgttcttcaatttcTATTACTAACTGTTGTTGTTTAGTGAATTTTGACGCATAAATTTATGCTCCATGTTGAAAATGTTGACTTCAGGTTGCGGAGAACACGAATTAGGATAGAAGGTCAGTAGTTAAGAGTGTATTATCGTGTTATCCGTCCATACCAGTAGTTATAGCATTGCTACTGTAGTTTCTTGTCTTTtgatttctgttactatttgcTGTTTGGTGTACTTATGATGTAGTTACTGTCATGTTATTATGTGTTGTTTTTGTTACTATCCGTTTTTTCTGGTATTTCTGTCACTTACACTCTACCTTCACGAGACCTCGCTTATCCtcgcttatgttgtatatatagtTCAGTCTGCACATTCTTACGGAAGTAGTGGTGTCAGAGGGACTGCATTTTCTGGCTTAAAATCGTTTATAAATTTGCTTATGTTGAATTTTCATATTGAATGTTTCAGGAATGATGGAATAGAAAATAGTTACAGTGTGTTGATCAATCTTGTTAATCAATTGGCTGCTGATGGGTTTTACTGTAGCTTCAATGGCAAAAGGTTCAAGCCTACTGAGGTATCTAACTGCTGCTGTTGCTGTTATTATGAACACTATCATTACTAGTAATAGTTTTTAGCAATAGTATTAGAGTTCACTACTGCTATTATGTTATGGTTATGAATGTGTTTTTTGGATTTTATTCGACTCTTTTGTTTATTCTTAATAGGGTGTGCAACTTTTCAGGCTGAGGTTTGCCATATATACTTTATTCAATCAGTGGAGTATGATGAGTCGGCGTATATTGCAAGTACACCTCCTATTGGTTATACTGAATTGCCAACATGTCCGGTGTGTCTTGGTGAGTAACTTGGCTTTCCTAATTTTTTGTATAAGTTTGAAAACATTTAACACAATAACTACGTCTCAATACGAAAGTAGTTGAGGTCAGGTTTATGTTTCCTCAATATTCATTCTACTTTGTTTGGACTTAATTCATTTAACGACCTAATATTTGGGACAAAAGAACTAGAGTGTAAATGTCACACATATCCTTTTCTTTAATAACCGTGGTATCACGCCCCTTGACTATTTC
Protein-coding sequences here:
- the LOC129891394 gene encoding putative clathrin assembly protein At2g25430, with translation MALSIRKAIGAVKDQTSISLAKVTSNVAPDLEVLVVKATTHDNDPADEKYIREILHLTSNYRGYVSAFVFAVSKRLSKTHDWVVALKALILVHRLLTDGDPVLGHEIMYASRRGMRVLNMSGFRDEAHSNSWDHSGFVRTYAIYLDQKLELTTYDRKLNDVDGYGQYRSDGHGTDRRKRFFNEPDESAGREEKSGVTPVREMKPEKVLERLNQLLQLLDRFLACRPTGAAKNSRMVLVALYSLVKESFKLYADICEVLQILLDRFAEMEYADCVKTFDAYVSAAKMIDQLVGTYNWCKDIGIARSSEFPEVQVITDKLLGTLEGFLRERANRPRSPEINRAESSSAVKEEKTPDMNEIKALPPPENHTPPPPTPAQPVPQPRPHTQQVTEDLVNLKDDGVTADGEGNKMALALFSGSVAKGNDSWEAFPSDGETGQVTSAWQTPAAEIGKADWELALVETASNLSKQTADLAGGFDSLLLNGMYDQGTVRQHLNNTQVTGGSASSVALPGVGKTAKPMLALPAPDGTVQPVGNQDPFAASLAVPPPSYVQMAEQERKQHLLMQEQQLWQQYASNGMQGQLGLSRLAGTTPGYYGSGMQPSMPYGMGQPAGYYFTPL
- the LOC129892972 gene encoding LOW QUALITY PROTEIN: uncharacterized protein LOC129892972 (The sequence of the model RefSeq protein was modified relative to this genomic sequence to represent the inferred CDS: substituted 2 bases at 2 genomic stop codons); this translates as MILTPRVINGEIFDGAYYLAQAPSNILASQPHFPHLLSASPNNNHILEITLISVQDLSPVCKSLRTYALTWVNPNRKRTTHVDNQGHNNPNWNDKFSFCVDEFLKSESSAVHVEIYTVSWFRDILVGTVKVILKNLINRFDNNTNNHNKKFVALQIRRPSGNPQGILNIGVAIIDKSKRSMPLFNEITPLSLDHRDILDRINDINAQDQMINNDDNNQNDEKLRINDKIQMXXSHSLGYSEVNNGEFPNQARSIINGTGTTRKNTEENRRRIVFMIWKYILFRIHNCMWIR